TCAATGTTTTGTATAAAGCTAAGGATGAGTCTTTTCCAGAACTCCAGTTAAAATAAGCTTTGGTCATATTTTATATTGATTTATTTAATCGTGTATCTGTTTAATCATATCCTTTTTGTAATTGAAATTCAACAAATAAACACATCAACGAATAAACAATTATTGATCTATAGATCCTAAAACACGTTTCATAAAATTGTTTAATGCTTCTTTTTGAGGAACACCATTTTTAATTTCTTTGTCTACCTCAATAGCACCGTACAAATTAGAAATAATTTCACCAATTACATCTAATTCCTCATCTTTTAAAGAACTTACTTCTGTAAGAGCTTCTAAAGTTTCTAATGTTTCGTGTATATAGTCTACATCATTCTCAGCAATAAACTGAGTCATGTGTTTAATTATTGGCAACTTCATCTATAAATGATTTTAAAACGTCTGCTTTATTTGTTTGAGTTTGGTTCACCAATTCTCCATTTTTAAAAGCAGCAAATGTTGGTAAATTATTTACATTGGCTAATTTTCTTGATTCAGGATTTTTTTCTGCATCAATCACAATAAATTCAGCTCCTTCTACTTCTGTAGAAAACTTTTTAAATTTAGGTTTCATAATTCTACAGTTTCCACACCATCCGGCAGAAAATTGAACAAAAACCAATCCGTTATTATTTACTTCTTCTTGAAGTGTATCTGTTGTTAATTCTTTCATATGATTTTATTTTAAATAAATGGTACAAAAAAAACCGAATGATTCTAAGAATCAACTTTTCAGCATTCGGTTTTTATGTATGATAAATTCTCTTAAAAAGAGGTTTGACTTCTTAGTGAGATGCTAAGTAAGCAGCAGTTCCTTTTGCGTTAGGAGCCATTGCATCTTTACCTTCTTCCCAGTTTGCAGGACAAACTTCACCATGAGATTGTACGTGA
Above is a genomic segment from Wenyingzhuangia fucanilytica containing:
- a CDS encoding DUF6952 family protein, yielding MKLPIIKHMTQFIAENDVDYIHETLETLEALTEVSSLKDEELDVIGEIISNLYGAIEVDKEIKNGVPQKEALNNFMKRVLGSIDQ
- a CDS encoding thioredoxin family protein, encoding MKELTTDTLQEEVNNNGLVFVQFSAGWCGNCRIMKPKFKKFSTEVEGAEFIVIDAEKNPESRKLANVNNLPTFAAFKNGELVNQTQTNKADVLKSFIDEVANN